The DNA region CAGAAGTACACCTTGCGTTAAACAACCTAAGAGATATATTTGTGAATGTAGTTTAGAATTAGGTAGCTATTTTGCGTTGTATAGACATAGAAAGAAAACTTGTAATTtacaattaaacaaataaaaattttaATGGATATAATCTATTTTTCCATTATACAACATGACAAAGATTTTGAACCCACGCACTAAGCGAATGATAACAGTTGGTAGCCGTGTGTATAATAATCTTATACGGAATGGTAAACTACAATTCATTCGTAATATCACACCAACAATAGAACGAAGTGAAAATCCAAAACAACGAAGTGAAGATAATATCTTAGATTGGCTGGTACCTAGTGGTCTCCCTCAACCATTAACggaacaatatatcattaatcCTATTACCAAATGTATGATTAAAATAGGTAATGACACATATCAAACTCTTATTAACAGAGGTTATCGACATGTAGGTGGTGTTATAATGTTACCCAGATATCATGAACTTAAGAGAGCTTTTAAGGGATATGTGAAGTCATATAATACCGAGATATTACCGAGAATGAGCCACATACacaattaattgaaaataaatacttaatAAAACAAATCTTAGAACAAAATTTACAAGATACGGGTGGAATAAAAGCTATATTAACCTTAaagataaaatttgttaaaaatgataaaatatggaagaaataacaaatgatggttattttaatagtagtccATTGCAAATGATAAATTCTGACCAAATAGATGAAGAAATTAATGTAAGTTTCGATAGAATAATTGAGCATATCGCTAAATGGTTACGTGAAGGTTCTGGAtggcaaataaaaacacttcttaatttttatgtaaatattataaaatacgAGCATCTGCAAGGTATATCAAATTACCCAAGGAGTTACAAAATCCAATGAAAGGTCTATTTTGATTATAATAAAAAGATAATcggtaaaatgaaagatgaatgtGCTGGTATACCAATCACTGAATTTATTGGCCTTCGTAGTATGATGTATTCTTATATCACAGAAACTTCATCATTCCGAAAAGCAAAAGGAATGAAAAAGATAGTTATAAAAAAGAATATCACCCATGAAGAATATAAGAcagtactttttgaaaatttacaaatgaaacattccatgaatactatACGATCGATAAATCACCAGATTGGTAgttacaaaatcaataaaacttCTTTAAGTTGCTTTAATGATAAACGTTATGTTCTTGATCATCGTACCACGCTAGCATATGGTCACGTAactttaggtaaactgcaaGTAACCTTTAAGTAAGCtcgagttgaaatgaaattggataaccattaaaatctattaGTTCGTTATTTTGACTAGTTATCCAAATTCGAAGACtagttatattcattttcttaATTGGTACCGGAACATTAGCATGAAATGAATAAGTGACAGGTTCTCCTATTTCACCCTTATTTTCCTGTAttgttaaaatttgtaaataattagaccttttcccattaatgtaattagtaggtgtatctataatatCACAATAGACTACGTATTCAGTCACAGGAAGAAAATCTGCTTTGTTTGGACGAATACCCGATGCACTATATTCTTTCTCTTTAAAACCAAGTATTTTCGCAAAATTCTTAGGTTTTGAAAAGTCTACTTTAACATTATCATCGAGTATCATCTGTGTTTTTCCTGTTGGCAAAATTCTCttaaaattaatcaattttgCTCTACCAATCGCTTGTGATaatgtatctacattgtaattacctGGTTCTATTTTTTTAACTGATGTTTTATTGTTAGCGGTAaaagcaatttcattgttttctttcgtaatattataccaggaattatatagtttacactCCAACAGTCGTATCTGTTTATAACCAGTCAGCGTTTCTGTTAAACTGGTAGTGATATCATTAGATTCtttgtttatatacaacttcattgtttttttatatatattatatattatatattatatacaaaatataatatgcCATCAAATTTTGGACTAGGTAGGATAACACCTCTCGGATTTGCACTTAATGATCTCAAAGATGTTTACACACCCACACCGTATTTAACCGGacgtaataataataaagatttcGTCTTTAAATGGAAAAATAGTACTAAATCATTTAATTTCGAACCAGCAGCAATTCAATCACACGAGCATACCAACAATTTAGTAGACCTAAATGACGTAGATGAGACATGATCAAGTTTGGGATCTAGATATTTTGAGGTACATTTATTAATATAGCTTGGGAATATCGTCATAACATAAATTTTGATACACAAAACCCCATTGTCAACATCCTCCCTCTACCGCATTATCCCCACTTGTCTTAAACACCAATATTTTACTAGTGTTTCCCCTtcactcctgtgagacccattCCCCTCCTTACAGTACAACTAACAATTGGTTCACggcatggttgtcagcagcgatttgactGATATGATCTGATATCGCGGTATATGACTGTGGTAGTGATGGGATGTGGTAGTAGTGGCATGCCATATTTACAGAATGAATAAAGTTAGATAATAAGACCCTCCCCAATTCAATTTGTTAAAATACGGTCCTCCCAAGTATGAATTTGTAGAATCtggaacaccccccccccacacacacacacgccatTTCCTGGTCCTCTAGATCTCCCCTCCCACAATTACTGAAAGCTCCCTAGTCTAGTATCGATctcatgaatatattacaaTCCATCATTTGCCTAGGGGGTATTATTGCCCAATTTCTAAGAATTCGTGCAAATACTAAACTAAGTCTCTAACTGAATCAATTCCTAAAGAATGCACGCATGCGCTTTGCAGGAATAATTTAAAACTAAGGAAACACATAGATTTGGCATGATAAAACAGTAAAACTAAGgaagcgatcagtttttacagcCGGGGGTGGGTcggtgacttcttgttcgtgttgtacttaaTAACAGTGACCCTCCCTTCGATTCATCCACAGAACAATACAGGCTGTGTAAATGTAGCTGTACACAGGTTGAGTAAATACTGAGGGGTAAACTACCTTAACCTTGAtcctaaacttggactctagTCTACTAATGGTTGAACTCAGTGATACCAAACTACAGTATCTCATTTCGTATACAATTAATCAtaatcacacacacaatcatgggggttgggtggggggggggggtgtacatAGATTAGTTTTTACACTGAAGTGTGCATTCCAGATTCCAAAGATCTACTCATTTCTATTAGACGTTTTCGCCGAAAGGGGGACCCATGACTAGGGTACACACGCAAACACGACAGACTCATGGATAAGAATATTGCAGCCTTTGGGAGTGCTACACATGTTATTCCACAGGGACTATATTCAGAAAAGGcctttgtatttgtttacaaatattcattttctctttattgTTAACTTTTTAAAAGTATGAGTCTAATAAGACTATTTACAAGGGTCGCCGACATCCTCTAATGGGGCGCTGCTTGAGGAAAATTGGTAGAAGTAACTCgttgataataataatgcagTAGCATTTAAACTAACAGAACAGAAGAACggttaaaattaattaaaaccaacaaaagaacaGTTAAAATTTATTTCGGGGAAAAACACaacaccagcttttcaaatcGTAACTTTACAACATCATTTCTTGTAGgggaagttatttttttttagcaatacAGATTAAAGTCAAAaggtaaacaaaaaataaaaaaataaatatttgtaaacaagtccCTGTGTACGTGGTTAATACAGGTCATGCAACCTCCTactttagggagccttcagtaattataaggTCAGGCCAAATCAAGTTGGTCcgttgcataaaatgtgactcCCCCGGATTCCATTAAAACAAACTTTTCCCTCCATCAATTTCCTTCTTCTAAAACATGCCCTTTCTCCCTgctaaaatatttcaaaagcatGAGTTAAAACCTTCTCTCAGAAACGGGTCATGGTCCAGTTTCAGAATTAAAAGTATGGGAGTCTTCAGTAAAAACAGTACAGGGTTGGGGAAATCGAGCCTTTTCTCAGGCACGGATTATTAATACAATTGTCTTTCTCGACCCCGGGATTTTTTTCGTGAATATTTATAGTATCCCATTTTGGTGGCACATCGCTATGGAGTTATCACCAAGGGCCAACCTTACTCTTATTCTGTGCTTGAAATATGGGCATCATGGCACAATAAAGATAAATGTGTGAATATCTAAAATAACATAATGTCAATAAGAATTTCAAAACACAGTCTTTTCTTATTGTAGTGGCAGATTATGCATATGATGTGTAAGTTCAAGAAATATATCTTGCCAACAtgaacgttggtggcgcacttctGTAGCCGAGAGTCACAGTGTCGGATGACAGGTCGGATGATACATTGTTGTAAAGGGCGCGGACGCGCTCACTCACGTCACCTAGCTTCTCAGACTCACTGTATTTCACGGTATGCAATCCAAATCTACATATTTCATCGTTtacacattcacaaacaaacaatacgTACAGATGTGGAAATTGTTGTACAATTTTTACTGCTAttaaataaattcaaaccaaCCGAAAAAACACGCCATCCCTATTCAAATTTGGGCTAAATTGCCAAGTTAATAGCTTATAAGTTGTACAGGAAGTTAGTTTCATAATCAGATTCAGAATAGGTTGTCAGAATTGTTCCTATAGTTGGTCACGTACGGTAGATGGATGTGACTGTCGATCGAAGAACTGCCCCATATCAAAACATAGGATACAAACTTCGTCATACAATGTAAAACGTTACGACTCTCATATTATTTATAATGATCTGAAAATAACCTTTCTTCAATATCTTTTATtacttaatatattgtatattctttcaaaaataatattcacATCTGCGTatttcaaatatgatatttatacCTGTGTTAGGCAAAGAACGATACTGTTACTATCCAACAGCTATCCAAACTTGGAATTCAGTGCcaataacaataaaaaagaGACCAACAATAGACAAATATTGAACTAAAACAGTATTTTGTTTTAGGGGATGACTACATCTTCCCGACCCTTTAACTTACCTCTATAACTTcatctctgtatgtatgttttatgtactGTATTTCTATTCATTACATTTGCTACACCGAGAGAGTTTCTGTATATTAAATTTTCCATCAAAATAATCTCCATCACTATTCACAGGAGATGTATGTTTTGTTCTTATATCTCATACCGTACATTAGCCTCAATTTCCATGAACGTTTGGtccatggactttgattagttcctCGGGAACtattccatggccctcaccagaattCTGTTTCGTACTTCTTTCaaagaatgtatattttgttttcattttctggtgaaataaattttaattttaatttcaattacaAAGGTCACCATAAATGTATACCATAGTAATGTTCATACAATATTATTTGCACCAAGACATCACAGTCTAAAATGACGCCATTTGCATTATAAAGTCGTAAAAGTTGTGTAAACGTTTCTTTCTAAGAATAATAACTCCAATTCCATCACCAAAGTTCTGATAATTGTTTGTTTAGTACAGAAGAGGCATGTTTTTAGCTGGCCTTACCAAAAGTCAcactttttatttaaaaaaactacATCAGGAATTCGTGCCTGAATAAATTTCATAATATATCAATTTGCAAATGGCAAGAATGACATGTTCAATTTGATTTATAAGATTCTGAATGgcagacaaacacacatacagatacaagacaggcaggcaggcaggcaagcacagacagacagacagacagacagacagacagacagacaggcctACATAAAGACTAGACAGTAACACAGagtctgacagacagacagacagacagacaaacaaacaaacagacagacatatagagaCAGTCATTCAGACTGACAGTCAGGCAGATAGAACAACgcacaaacatacacaatgtacataagTGCCAGACacaaataacatgtaaacacgtacatgatatatacatacatacatacatgcatgcatgcatgcgtgcatgcagacaggcaggcaggcaggcaggcaggcagacagacagacagacagacagacagacagacagacagacagacagacagacagacagacagacagacagacagacagacagacagacagacagacagtcagtcagtcagtcagtcagtcagacggACAGACAGTCAACAGCAAACAGACTGACAAATTGAccgtcagacagacagacagacagacagagacagacagacagtcagacagacaggcagacagacagacagtcagacagacagtcagtcagtcagtcagtcagtcagtcagacggACAGACATTCAACAGCAAACAGACTGACAAATTGAccgtcagacagacagacagatagacagacagacagacagacagacagacagacagagacagacagacagacagacagacagacaggcaggcaggcagacaagcAAGtaagcaggcagacagacagaaaaaaaaacgttttcaCTGTctatacaaatattaaaaataacctTATATAATTGTCACACTCTATACAATATATAGAAGGTCCATTTACATCAAGTTCTTGGACATTTTAAGTAATTTCACAAATTATATAGTGTCTATATCGATATGTAAAGACAGATCGTATATAGTCTGGTTCATATTCATGTACCTCAAACTACATGAAGTATATAGTTCAAGGAGGATCATGTATTCAATCTCCTGACGTCATATCTATTCGGGAAGTGTGTTCAAATCCCGTATTGTTATGACCGGTATCACCAAAGTCGACTAGAGGTGGTTGTTCGTAAGCCACAGCGTAATCTGTCGATGGGCTGCCGGAGACGGGCGTCTCATTCTGTGCTTGTTCCCGTAATCCGGGATTCGCTCTTGAATTACACACCTGCCAAGCTACGATTACCACAATTAGCAGAACAACAAAACCACCGACAACCAAacttatcatcatcaccacatTGGGGCCTTCATCATCAGGTCCATCAGGAACTGAAATAAAGGAAGCTTGattattataatttacataatgatacGGAATCGAGGTGTAAACGAGAAGTTATCCAAAAACATGTTAACCAAAACTACACTTTCAGCATAGGAAGacagcatgtaattgattgattgatcactTGGTCGATCGaacgatcgatttattgattgatttattactTGGGTTTAACCGACAGACCcgtatatatacattatgtttAGATTATGAGAGATATATAGATAGTTAGTCATTATTAGggtgtttttgatattttcatttatcgCGCATACTTGGTTGGATGTTTATTGTGGTGTTTGTAATATGGTTCCTGGCCCCTTATGGTTGAACAGTCATGCATCAGCCGCTTTTACATCTAGATGGGCATGGTATGGATAGGTTAAATGTTGCTAACTACAGAGGTCTGGTCCActcaataaaataaatgcaaTACTGAATAACCAGTCTGCTTAAGTTActgatatttctatttcaacACATCTTTTTACCATAGATACAGTATTGATAAACCAAAACAATGACTAACATATCTCCGTCCGTTTAATTTCCAAATGTAAAATTATAGGAAATGAATGTATATTTAACTTACTATGTTCACATTTACCAATATCCTTCTCCCATGAACAGCTGGAATACCTCCCACAGTCACTGCAAAATAAATCCGGGAAATAACGCTAACGGTGTTGTAGCACAAGTGATTCTATCAAACGTAATTCATTctatattgttattatgatgaTGAGGAAAGTGCGTCATAGTGGCTCGAGGTTTCAGTAAcatgatgatttttttcttcttctagaAAACCAGGAAATCAATAATCAGTTGTACTAGTTCCCAGGTATTCAAATAGTGATGTTTATCTTCTTCCATCACATCTATCTATAcgcatatttattttttatccaAATGGTTTTGCTGATATGACCATGCATGGTCATGTCATGGGTGGATCAGGCTCGAAAggaacattatgcaaattatgttatccgcaaaatataattatactacaCAATACTCGAACCCGTTGGCAATCATTTTGGACATTGACTACGACATCGATCGCCAATGATAATGTAAACCTCGCAAACTCGCCATGTTGTTTGGTGCATTATGGAAGATGTGGTATCGTTCCATATTAATCAATTACTGTTTCAAAATCGTCCATGTTCGTAACCACAAGTAACCAAGTCTTGTTTACCGAGACCCCTGCAAAATAGCTACCCTCTATTAGATCTCCAGATATGTTTTGTACAAACagtcccacagtcctttgcgtctgcGCATTCTCAGTTTGGATGACACATTAACTGTAAGGATATAATTTTCAACCGTTCCACTTGTCATAGACGTACTTAGCGTgtactttatttattttgaaccgtatatttggaaataatattttatctaGTTCTCATTACCTGCTTGATAGTAATTTTGTGCAGTCGACCTGACAGCATTGGCCTAACCCTTCGTATGCATCAGGTTCTTCAATAACTGGTGGCAGAGATGGACTCGCTGGGGTACAGGCTGGAACGTCATCGCTATGAAATATTAGGAACAAGTCGTATGTTGaaacacaattgataattgGAAGAGGACCATTCAAGTAAATTATTCATAATGATTTCAACTTGACGTTCAAGAATACATTTATTCTTATTTCGATGGTTTAAATTCTAAGCCACTATTATATCCATTCAGTTGAAACAGTTCGTACTGGATATTCAAAACTCTACTTTCCGAAGATACCAAAATACTATAAAATGACCCACTCAATCTTTCAAATGCATTCAAGCAACACTTGTGCCCAGGTTGTTTTGCGGTGCTCAAAATACCAGGATCAAATGTTCGTTACTCTCTCCGATTTTCATAATTGATACTTGTGGACGTATAATCATATATCCCCCCGTGTTTGATTCATCTAGCTGGAATACTGATGGCCTAAGGGATTTGTCAATTCTCGTCTTTTGACCTCGACTGACAAGGGCCCTTAGGTcattcgtattttccttggctgaatgaagaaaagtaatGAAGAATAATATCTCTTCATATGAATACAACCACAAACAATTCTGTACAACACTATAGTCTTCGATGTTCATTAGAAGATTAGTTCTCAAAATAAATTAGCAATGTGTACCTGGTGAATGTATATTTGTCATTACAGTAATCGTAATCTGTCATGGATAGACATGGACATTCACAAGCCTCGGCATGAGTATCCTGACAGCGTTCCTAAGGGAAAAAAGTGACAATTATATAATGTTTCAATTACTACTAAAATGATCAGTGTACTGATATTACAGCACAACAGTTGTAAAAGACCACCCAGACGACAGTCTGGGGAAACCACGTTTCAACTACTTCGCCCGggagtcacacagtacatttctttaAGTCGTAAAAAAATGAGCTTAcaaggcctgtttgttgtaatttacatatatcaatCGATTGAAAAGTTCTACTTGTCGCGAAAGTATCTAAATCGTTTAGCATACAATGTTGGACGTGATGTattcccagcatgcactgctctaaaAGCTACTTCCTGCGTGCGCGAGTTGGAATCttgtttccccagactctcgctTTGGAAGGTCTCATTGGCAGGGCACCCAGCGGCGCGAGTATGGGTAACCGAGACCTTATTTTAGAAGAGCGTTTATGTTGCTCCTGTTACCCTTTGTTAAGTTTCTGTAGATTTTAGCTGCATGCAGTGAATCTCCCATGGATTTATGTTATGTACTGAGAGACATAGAGAAAGGCTTTAGATTCGACATTAAAATGTacagagaaaagaaaaaataattgtaccaaataatttatgtttgtaaataacatcactgacattttacatttaggAAAATGGCGTATGTACTGAGGATGATTTTGCTTTTGCTTTTGGTCATCGGAACTGGGGAGGGTATAAATTTGAGAAAAGCAAAACTCAATTTCAAGACACTGTGGCTCCAATCAGTTAAAATAACTGTCCGTTTACATACCATGAGGTAGAGAGATGAAAAGGGTGGAAAGTAAAATACTCACATGATAGCAAggacatgtgaaactactgtagCACCTTTCCGATGTGTCCACTATCCCAAGGTAAGCATTCGATTTCTGGATATACTTTAGTTGGTAACGTTTACAGGGGTTCGGATGGTCTAAGTTGTTGACAGACTGTAACCTACTCGACGTCTCCACCTAGAATATAATGAAAAATTCCAAATCAATCGATCGCTCTATGACCTCTATATGACGTGGGATGTTTACATCCGGGCGTTCCTAGGGATGTTTCCATCCGGGCGTTCATGTAGGTACGTGGAAACATATATTCAAATACGAACGGTATATTTAAATCTCTTTAACATCTTAGCTTAGCTTGGAAGCTAATAAAAGTGTAAATTCTTTGTTCTTTGAAAACGTATTTTGCTAATTAGGAACACATTAGTTAGTCGATATGTTTACTATTCGatgcaaatatattcaaatatggcATTTGACACACAACTGCACAGATGTCACACAGATTCATCAATAGCGTCCAAACCTGGTTCGATCATACATCTGAAGTATTCTTAGAAAGAATAGCTGATGTTGTCTGATTTTAATTgatttcagttttgattttaatttctgAATTCTCGTTTTTGACAGGTAAGGTGATGGAGATCTGTAATGCATGCCTTCTCAGTCATTTAGCTGGACTCTGTTGTGTCAAGAATGGTAAATGTGAACGTAGAAATGTTGCAGTTGGGGCCCACTCTGTACAATTTACGACAACAGATAAGTTTAACCAGTGAACAGTATCACTGATATCCAAGCATTGTTAC from Glandiceps talaboti chromosome 18, keGlaTala1.1, whole genome shotgun sequence includes:
- the LOC144449762 gene encoding uncharacterized protein LOC144449762, producing MDDFETRYFPDLFCSDCGRYSSCSWEKDIGKCEHIPDGPDDEGPNVVMMISLVVGGFVVLLIVVIVAWQVCNSRANPGLREQAQNETPVSGSPSTDYAVAYEQPPLVDFGDTGHNNTGFEHTSRIDMTSGD